In Nilaparvata lugens isolate BPH chromosome 5, ASM1435652v1, whole genome shotgun sequence, the following proteins share a genomic window:
- the LOC111048737 gene encoding zinc finger protein 271, which translates to MVNARLQKELKESARTIVQAEMKLVEYKNAIEKLLDKLKNKKKVKFSRVDKAEESASKENIRNQSIGEKCNKGGGINKSRTLTVIEEEDSIIQDIEDSPRNNTHKVISVNKEEIISVLSNKQDCGSNSLQLNDMLILVDEDGSDEEMETDYVDAEAADDGDNDDDDDEEEEEEEEEDSYVETDEDEEEEDEEDEEEELRQLTENLGKRRRRGKGRKPKVVHQCQYCQKVFPGPAHLTRHLLTHDEKLFACNVCQKRFRTAKWLASHAKVHLNKTFSCDTCDKTFSTHSLYLIHERMVHTGERPYACQLCDHKFVIKRHLNEHMFQLHYTEFMYTCEECGRKFEKESGLTEHMKQQHTGERPFMCEFCGKGFKNTTHLKAHLNATHGEKPYQCDLCDKGFGSTYNLSKHRLVHSDEAQFSCEFCDAKFRSHFNCVMHMKQHEGDKPFPCEYCSERFADRKQLDEHWSSHSVDRPFVCDTCKKRFANSRLLNSHRQSHTTERNFECEICNKRFKLKKSLKAHQRTHTGETPYECFVCKQQFSHKQILMRHLKVMHSGQIDYQCGICDVKFPEESDVAVHIKEVHPGDEPYECLKCKKKFKTAYKLAAHKENDCESLQCDFCEKTFKYKSALEMHLISHSDVRPYKCDYCEKSFKSLHFRNIHVKNIHTSERVFRCDLCGMQFTAKHNLARHVRDVHIGVKRFQCDLCDKVFAQKSVMMTHRRTHTGEKPYECSHCDSCFTEKRGLLKHMAVHEQTFPQLPAS; encoded by the exons ATGGTGAATGCCCGACTGCAGAAGGAACTGAAAGAGTCGGCCAGGACTATTGTGCAGGCTGAAATGAAGCTGGTCGAGTACAAAAATGCTATTGAAAAACTACTG gataagttgaaaaataagaaaaaagtgaaatttaGTCGAGTGGACAAAGCCGAAGAAAGCGCTTCGAAAGAAAACATAAGAAATCAGAGTATCGGAGAAAAGTGTAACAAAGGAGGTGGTATAAACAAGAGTAGAACTTTAACAGTTATAGAGGAAGAAGATTCGATTATCCAAGACATAGAAGACTCTCCTAGAAATAATACTCATAAAGTAATAAGCGTCAACAAAGAAGAG ATAATCTCAGTGTTAAGTAATAAACAAGATTGCGGGTCAAATTCATTACAACTGAACGATATGCTGATTCTAGTTGATGAAGACGGTTCAGATGAAGAAATGGAGACAG ACTATGTCGATGCGGAAGCAGCGGATGatggtgataatgatgatgatgatgatgaggaggaggaggaggaggaggaggaggactcGTACGTGGAAACGgatgaagatgaggaggaggaggacgaagaagatgaggaggaggaattgAGACAGCTGACCGAGAACCTTGGCAAGAGGAGGCGGAGAGGCAAGGGCAGGAAGCCGAAAGTGGTGCACCAGTGTCAGTACTGTCAGAAAGTATTCCCCGGGCCGGCACATCTCACCAGACATCTGCTGACACACGACGAGAAGCTGTTCGCCTGCAACGTATGCCAAAAACGGTTTCGCACCGCGAAGTGGCTTGCATCACACGCCAAAGTGCATCTCAACAAAACGTTCAGCTGCGACACCTGTGACAAAACGTTCAGCACACACTCGTTGTACCTGATCCATGAGAGGATGGTGCACACCGGCGAGCGGCCCTACGCTTGTCAGTTGTGTGACCACAAGTTTGTGATCAAACGTCATTTAAATGAGCACATGTTCCAATTGCATTACACTGAGTTCATGTATACGTGTGAGGAGTGTGGGAGAAAGTTTGAGAAGGAATCAGGGTTGACGGAACATATGAAACAACAACACACAGGGGAACGTCCGTTCATGTGTGAGTTTTGTGGCAAAGGGTTCAAGAATACAACCCATTTGAAAGCTCACTTGAATGCAACTCACGGGGAGAAACCCTATCAATGCGACCTGTGTGATAAGGGCTTTGGATCCACTTACAACCTCAGCAAACACCGCTTGGTGCATAGCGACGAGGCTCAATTCTCGTGCGAGTTCTGTGACGCCAAGTTTCGCTCGCATTTTAATTGCGTGATGCACATGAAGCAGCACGAGGGAGACAAGCCGTTTCCCTGTGAGTATTGCAGCGAACGATTTGCCGACCGGAAACAGTTGGACGAGCATTGGAGCTCGCACAGCGTGGACCGGCCTTTTGTTTGTGATACTTGTAAGAAGAGATTCGCAAACTCGAGACTCCTAAACAGTCACCGCCAGAGTCATACAACTGAAAGGAACTTTGAGTGTGAGATTTGTAATAAGAGGTTCAAACTGAAAAAATCGTTGAAAGCTCACCAGCGTACCCATACGGGGGAAACACCGTACGAGTGCTTTGTTTGTAAGCAGCAGTTCTCACATAAACAAATACTAATGCGCCATTTGAAAGTGATGCACTCGGGTCAAATCGACTATCAGTGCGGTATTTGTGATGTGAAGTTCCCGGAGGAGAGTGATGTGGCAGTGCATATCAAGGAGGTGCACCCCGGCGATGAACCTTACGAGTGTTTGAAGTGCAAAAAGAAGTTCAAGACAGCCTACAAATTGGCGGCACATAAGGAGAATGATTGCGAAAGCTTGCAGTGCGATTTTTGCGAGAAGACGTTTAAGTACAAGTCAGCACTGGAAATGCATTTGATATCGCACAGCGACGTGCGACCCTACAAATGCGACTACTGCGAAAAGTCGTTCAAGTCTTTGCATTTCAG GAACATCCACGTGAAGAATATACACACAAGCGAGCGTGTGTTCAGGTGTGACTTGTGCGGCATGCAGTTCACGGCCAAACACAACTTGGCGCGACATGTGCGCGATGTCCACATAGGCGTTAAGCGATTCCAGTGCGACTTGTGCGACAAG GTGTTTGCACAGAAGTCAGTGATGATGACTCACCGACGCACACACACGGGCGAGAAGCCATACGAGTGCAGCCACTGTGACAGCTGTTTCACTGAGAAGAGAGGACTTCTGAAGCATATGGCCGTGCATGAACAAACCTTTCCCCAGTTGCCGGCCAGCTAA